One Fundidesulfovibrio putealis DSM 16056 DNA segment encodes these proteins:
- a CDS encoding membrane protein — protein MTIETIWHSTAWPILKLLGALSLSLLAANLVETLNWTRFLARFARPLIRAGHMQDIVGASFSMAFFSGMAANTMLSEAHQQGKLSDRELILANMFNSLPTYFLHLPTMIFVTVPFLGRAAAVYVGMTLGAAILRTLGIVAAGRVLLPLLPEGCVECQLPERGPTWREALLKSWKRFKKRITKICLITVPIYAAMVALNSWGAFAAAERFIADNLSFMSWLSPKAASIVVFGMAAEFTAGLAAAGALLNAGDLPQKEVVLALLLGNLLSTPMRAFRHQFPYYAGIFKPALAMKLIVHNQSFRAASLLVVGVGYYFLG, from the coding sequence ATGACCATCGAAACCATCTGGCACTCGACTGCCTGGCCCATACTCAAGCTGCTGGGGGCGCTCTCCTTGAGCCTCTTGGCGGCCAACCTCGTGGAAACCCTCAACTGGACACGCTTCCTGGCCCGTTTCGCCCGCCCGCTGATCCGCGCGGGCCACATGCAGGACATCGTCGGGGCCAGCTTCTCCATGGCCTTCTTCTCGGGCATGGCCGCCAACACCATGCTCTCCGAGGCGCACCAGCAGGGCAAACTCTCCGACCGGGAGCTCATCCTGGCCAACATGTTCAACTCGCTGCCCACGTATTTTTTGCACCTGCCCACGATGATTTTCGTCACCGTGCCCTTTCTGGGGCGCGCGGCGGCGGTGTACGTGGGCATGACGCTGGGCGCGGCCATCCTGCGCACGCTGGGCATCGTGGCGGCCGGGCGGGTGCTGCTCCCCCTGCTGCCCGAGGGCTGCGTGGAGTGCCAGCTGCCCGAGCGCGGCCCCACCTGGCGCGAGGCCCTGCTCAAAAGCTGGAAGCGCTTCAAGAAGCGCATCACCAAGATCTGCCTGATCACCGTGCCCATCTATGCGGCCATGGTGGCGCTCAATTCCTGGGGTGCGTTCGCGGCGGCGGAGCGCTTCATAGCGGACAACCTGAGCTTCATGTCCTGGCTCTCGCCCAAGGCCGCGTCCATCGTGGTGTTCGGCATGGCCGCGGAGTTCACGGCCGGGCTGGCCGCCGCGGGCGCGCTTCTGAACGCCGGGGATTTGCCGCAGAAGGAGGTGGTGCTGGCGCTCCTGCTCGGCAACCTGCTCTCCACGCCCATGCGGGCCTTCCGCCACCAGTTCCCGTACTACGCGGGCATCTTCAAGCCCGCCCTGGCCATGAAGCTGATCGTGCACAACCAGAGCTTCCGCGCGGCCAGCCTGCTGGTGGTGGGCGTGGGCTACTACTTCCTGGGGTAG
- a CDS encoding DNA alkylation repair protein: MTAGEVLERLRELGSEHNRQGMARFGINTARALGVSMASMRPLAREFGREHELAQTLWDTKVHEARILACLIDDPKKAGRDQLERWVEDLDSWDLTDQFCNKLAVKTPLAWELAVSWAAREEEFVRRAGYSLMAQLAVHHKAAPDRDFLPLLELVEGAADDERNFVKKAVNWALRQIGKRSPALRVAAVETARRLVKRESKSARWIARDALRELDPA; this comes from the coding sequence GTGACTGCGGGCGAAGTTCTGGAGAGGCTGCGGGAGCTTGGCAGCGAGCACAACCGGCAGGGCATGGCCCGCTTCGGCATCAATACGGCGCGGGCCCTGGGCGTCAGCATGGCGTCCATGCGGCCCCTGGCCCGCGAGTTTGGACGCGAGCATGAACTCGCCCAGACGCTCTGGGACACGAAGGTGCACGAGGCGCGCATCCTGGCCTGCCTGATCGACGATCCCAAAAAAGCGGGGCGCGACCAGCTGGAGCGCTGGGTGGAAGATCTCGATTCCTGGGACCTGACCGATCAGTTCTGCAACAAGCTGGCGGTGAAGACGCCGCTGGCCTGGGAACTGGCCGTGAGCTGGGCTGCTCGGGAGGAGGAGTTCGTGCGCCGGGCCGGATATTCGCTGATGGCCCAGCTGGCCGTGCACCACAAGGCCGCGCCGGACAGGGATTTTCTGCCGCTCTTGGAACTGGTCGAGGGCGCGGCGGACGACGAGCGCAATTTCGTGAAAAAGGCCGTGAACTGGGCCTTGCGGCAGATCGGCAAGCGCAGCCCGGCCTTGAGAGTCGCCGCCGTGGAGACGGCCCGCAGGCTGGTCAAGCGGGAATCGAAGTCCGCGCGCTGGATCGCGCGGGACGCGTTACGGGAGTTGGACCCGGCCTGA
- a CDS encoding HAD family hydrolase, giving the protein MSVRAVIFDLDGTLLNTLEDLADAGNATLKAFGYPAHPVESYKQFVGDGVAMLVQRAMPPEHMDAYPRVLARMREEYAKHLDRKTKPYPGIPQLLKALSGRGIALCVLSNKPEQFCKANMTQFFGGVRWAAIVGESAAIRRKPDPEGALAIAKRLGMTPEEFLFVGDSPMDVKCGLDAGMTPVGVTWGFRGRDTLEEAGAKLFIDKPEELMGLLVDCTPVTP; this is encoded by the coding sequence ATGTCCGTGCGCGCCGTCATCTTCGATCTGGACGGGACCCTCTTGAACACCCTGGAAGACCTGGCCGACGCGGGCAACGCCACGCTCAAGGCCTTCGGCTACCCGGCGCATCCCGTGGAGAGCTACAAGCAGTTCGTGGGTGACGGCGTGGCCATGCTGGTGCAGCGGGCCATGCCCCCGGAGCACATGGACGCCTACCCCAGGGTGCTTGCGCGCATGCGCGAGGAATACGCCAAACACCTGGACCGCAAGACCAAGCCCTATCCCGGCATCCCGCAGCTGTTGAAGGCGCTGTCCGGGCGGGGCATCGCCCTGTGCGTGCTGTCCAACAAGCCGGAGCAGTTCTGCAAGGCCAACATGACGCAGTTCTTCGGGGGAGTGCGCTGGGCGGCCATCGTGGGGGAGTCGGCGGCGATACGCAGGAAGCCCGACCCGGAAGGAGCCCTGGCCATTGCCAAACGCCTGGGCATGACGCCGGAAGAGTTTCTGTTCGTGGGGGATTCGCCCATGGACGTGAAATGCGGGCTGGACGCTGGCATGACGCCGGTCGGCGTGACGTGGGGCTTTCGCGGGCGCGACACCCTAGAAGAGGCCGGGGCTAAGCTGTTCATCGACAAGCCGGAGGAGCTCATGGGGCTGCTGGTGGACTGCACCCCTGTCACCCCCTAA
- a CDS encoding L-2-amino-thiazoline-4-carboxylic acid hydrolase, with product MDILSTELRVGITLLRQRAIEADIFRAMYLTLAETLGKNAALEAVRRAACDLAAQAGRAFAFGAPGGASFAHFKTVVDLWRGSGALSIENVQSGPDELSFEVTRCAYVETYREMGLPEELVGLVSCCRDEPFATAYSPHIVMERPETIGTGAPRCCFRFTWKD from the coding sequence TTGGACATTCTTTCGACGGAGCTGCGCGTGGGCATCACGCTTCTCAGGCAACGGGCCATCGAGGCCGACATCTTCCGGGCCATGTACCTGACCCTGGCGGAAACCCTGGGGAAGAACGCGGCCCTGGAAGCCGTGCGCCGCGCCGCCTGCGACCTGGCTGCCCAGGCCGGGCGGGCCTTCGCTTTCGGCGCGCCGGGCGGGGCGAGCTTCGCCCACTTCAAGACCGTGGTGGACCTGTGGCGCGGCTCCGGGGCGCTCTCCATTGAGAACGTGCAGAGCGGCCCGGACGAGCTGAGCTTCGAGGTGACGCGCTGCGCCTACGTGGAGACCTACCGGGAGATGGGCCTGCCGGAAGAGCTGGTCGGGCTGGTGTCCTGCTGCCGCGACGAGCCCTTCGCCACGGCCTATTCGCCGCACATCGTCATGGAACGCCCCGAAACCATCGGCACGGGCGCGCCCCGCTGCTGTTTCCGCTTCACCTGGAAGGACTGA
- the pyk gene encoding pyruvate kinase, with translation MTTKIIATLGPASMSRESIKALALAGASIFRLNFSHSVAADFEPIIKIIRDVESEIGRPLTALGDLCGPKTRIGEIANAPRQVDKGEILLLGLPDEVPGDLGDRTFVPLDVPGLLSGLAPGMPVNLSDGMLQFTVTRTVKSDRLFEMQAHNAGMLSSRKGIAFPGKHHALPALTEKDIKDLHEGLDIGLNAVAISFVQNADDIRHIKGEIKKHDVWIPVVAKLERQNAVDHLDEILALTDVVMVARGDLGTECPIAMLPIIQKKIIRACRHAQKPAIVATQMLLSMVKNPIPTRAESTDVANAIMDGADCVMLSEETAVGDFPVEAVSYMREISSNAVSYYLERLDGPYAPKKEKNPAKYLAYSACILADNAESRALVSHSLSGATARLISSRRPNLPIYALTPDERVIHHMNFVWGVTPRLIPVTDESHMKRAEHFVAQSPEFDAGESVVITAGQPTPGQTERFTNQIKLYYK, from the coding sequence ATGACCACCAAGATCATCGCCACGTTAGGCCCCGCATCCATGTCGCGCGAGTCCATAAAGGCCCTGGCCCTGGCCGGAGCCTCCATTTTCCGGCTCAACTTCTCCCACTCCGTGGCTGCGGACTTCGAGCCGATCATAAAGATCATCCGCGACGTGGAGTCCGAGATCGGGCGCCCGCTCACCGCGCTTGGCGACCTGTGCGGCCCCAAGACCCGCATCGGCGAGATCGCCAACGCCCCCAGGCAGGTGGACAAGGGAGAGATACTGCTGCTGGGCCTGCCGGACGAAGTCCCCGGCGACCTGGGCGACCGGACCTTCGTGCCGCTGGACGTGCCGGGCCTCTTGTCCGGACTCGCTCCGGGCATGCCCGTGAACCTCTCCGACGGCATGCTGCAATTCACCGTGACCCGCACCGTGAAGTCCGACCGGCTCTTCGAGATGCAGGCCCACAACGCCGGCATGCTGTCCTCGCGCAAGGGCATAGCCTTTCCCGGCAAGCACCACGCCCTGCCCGCCCTCACCGAGAAGGACATCAAGGACCTGCACGAGGGCCTGGACATCGGGCTGAACGCCGTGGCCATCTCCTTCGTGCAGAACGCCGACGACATCCGCCACATCAAGGGCGAGATCAAGAAGCACGACGTGTGGATTCCGGTCGTGGCCAAGCTCGAGCGCCAGAACGCCGTGGACCATCTGGACGAGATCCTGGCCCTGACCGACGTGGTCATGGTGGCGCGCGGCGACCTGGGCACCGAATGTCCCATTGCCATGCTGCCCATCATCCAGAAGAAGATCATCCGGGCCTGTCGCCACGCGCAGAAACCGGCCATCGTGGCCACCCAGATGCTCCTCTCCATGGTGAAGAACCCCATCCCCACCAGGGCCGAATCCACCGACGTGGCCAACGCCATCATGGACGGGGCAGACTGCGTGATGCTCTCCGAGGAGACCGCCGTGGGCGATTTCCCGGTGGAGGCCGTGTCCTACATGCGCGAAATCTCCTCCAACGCCGTGAGCTACTACCTGGAACGCCTCGACGGCCCCTACGCCCCCAAGAAGGAAAAGAACCCGGCCAAGTACCTGGCCTACTCCGCCTGCATCCTGGCGGACAACGCCGAGTCCAGGGCCCTGGTGAGCCACTCGCTCTCCGGCGCCACGGCGCGCCTCATCTCGTCGCGCAGGCCGAACCTGCCCATCTACGCCCTGACCCCGGACGAGCGCGTCATCCACCACATGAACTTCGTCTGGGGCGTCACCCCGCGCCTGATCCCGGTCACGGACGAGAGCCACATGAAGCGCGCCGAGCACTTCGTGGCGCAGTCGCCCGAATTCGACGCGGGCGAATCCGTGGTGATCACCGCCGGGCAGCCCACGCCCGGCCAGACCGAGCGCTTCACCAACCAGATCAAGCTCTATTATAAATAG
- a CDS encoding pyridoxal-phosphate-dependent aminotransferase family protein, giving the protein MLNKMRLLTPGPTPLPEEVRLAMARDMIHHRKAEFLPVMQDVRAGLKYLFQTSQEVMPLSCSGTGAMAAAVTNLFSPGEKILCVEGGKFGERWGEICDMHGQIPVRMPVEWGQAVDPQAVRAILDADPSITGVCVQASETSTGVLHPVKELAKITKGRDVLLVVDGISAVGISPCPMDAWELDCLLTGSQKGLMLPPGLAFIACSDKAWAKCATVKPANFYFQLQGEREKIAKNQTMFTSSVGLLVGLRESMRLFREFGLENLFRKQWALTMMAREGAAAMGLTLLAPDSFTWGLTAIKMPLGVDGSAVVKAASNDYGVVLAAGQGHMKDQVVRLGHMGHVDFGDVLAGLAAFREAFVASGGYVSCPDCLERAMNAYGQAMKSGPPAHLCA; this is encoded by the coding sequence ATGCTGAACAAAATGAGGCTTCTCACCCCCGGCCCCACGCCGCTGCCCGAAGAGGTGCGCCTGGCCATGGCCCGGGACATGATCCATCACCGCAAGGCGGAATTCCTGCCCGTGATGCAGGATGTGCGCGCCGGGCTGAAATATCTCTTCCAGACCTCCCAGGAGGTCATGCCCCTGTCGTGCTCCGGCACCGGGGCCATGGCCGCCGCCGTCACCAACCTGTTCTCCCCCGGCGAGAAGATCCTGTGCGTCGAGGGCGGCAAGTTCGGCGAGCGCTGGGGCGAAATCTGCGACATGCACGGCCAGATTCCCGTGCGCATGCCCGTGGAATGGGGCCAGGCGGTAGATCCGCAGGCCGTGCGGGCCATCCTGGACGCCGATCCCTCCATCACGGGCGTGTGCGTTCAGGCCTCCGAGACCTCCACGGGCGTTCTGCACCCCGTGAAGGAGCTGGCCAAGATCACCAAGGGGCGCGACGTCCTCCTGGTGGTGGACGGCATCTCCGCCGTTGGCATCTCGCCCTGCCCCATGGACGCCTGGGAGCTGGACTGCCTGCTCACCGGGTCGCAGAAGGGGCTCATGCTGCCGCCGGGCCTGGCCTTCATCGCCTGCTCGGACAAGGCCTGGGCCAAGTGCGCCACGGTGAAGCCCGCCAACTTCTATTTCCAGCTTCAGGGCGAGCGCGAGAAGATCGCCAAAAACCAGACCATGTTCACCTCCTCGGTGGGGCTTCTGGTGGGGCTTCGCGAGAGCATGAGGCTCTTTAGGGAGTTCGGACTGGAGAACCTGTTCCGCAAGCAGTGGGCGCTGACCATGATGGCCCGCGAGGGCGCGGCGGCCATGGGCCTTACGCTTCTGGCCCCGGACAGCTTCACCTGGGGGCTCACGGCCATCAAGATGCCGCTTGGAGTTGATGGGTCGGCAGTGGTCAAGGCCGCGTCCAATGATTATGGGGTGGTATTGGCAGCAGGCCAGGGCCACATGAAGGATCAGGTGGTGCGCCTTGGGCACATGGGGCACGTGGACTTCGGGGACGTGCTGGCCGGGCTGGCCGCCTTCCGCGAGGCCTTCGTCGCCTCCGGCGGCTACGTGAGCTGTCCCGACTGCCTGGAACGGGCCATGAACGCCTACGGGCAGGCCATGAAATCCGGCCCCCCGGCCCATCTGTGCGCCTAA
- a CDS encoding DUF1844 domain-containing protein, translating to MNQKNECDTCPDGQADYAGMCLPEVDFITFVYSLASAAMVHLGEMPEPESGQTSVSLPLAKHTIDTLAMLHEKTRGNLAEDEAKHLGDILAHLRMIYVRANG from the coding sequence ATGAATCAGAAGAACGAGTGCGACACCTGCCCCGACGGACAGGCCGACTATGCCGGAATGTGCCTGCCCGAGGTCGATTTCATCACCTTCGTGTATTCCCTGGCCTCGGCGGCCATGGTGCACCTGGGAGAGATGCCGGAGCCGGAATCCGGCCAGACTTCGGTCAGCCTGCCGCTGGCCAAGCACACCATCGACACCCTGGCCATGCTCCATGAGAAGACCAGGGGCAATCTCGCCGAAGACGAGGCCAAGCACCTGGGCGACATCCTGGCGCACCTGCGCATGATCTACGTCCGCGCCAACGGTTGA
- the argC gene encoding N-acetyl-gamma-glutamyl-phosphate reductase codes for MSRIPVGLVGVTGYTGMELARLLAVHPSLELVRATSRTDAGKTLAEIYPFVQGTRLEHLTLTQPDAKDLAASCQLVFLAVPHGAAMDTAAELLEAGLRVVDLSADFRLRDPDIYAQWYNLEHRHPGLIGEAVYGLPERYADKIVPARLIANPGCYPTSVILGLWPALETGLIETGDIVCDCKSGTSGAGRKASVPTLFCEMHDNFRAYGLGTHRHTPEIEQELGHLAGHSMTVSFNPHILPIDRGILSTLYGRLRGGATLDTVHSLYSDHYAHHPWVRVLPKGKLPETRHVRGTMFCDLGLVVDPRTNRLIVVSAIDNLCRGASGQALACANLMLGLDVTEGLALSPFMP; via the coding sequence ATGTCTCGGATTCCCGTTGGGCTGGTGGGCGTCACCGGCTATACCGGCATGGAACTGGCGCGGCTTCTGGCCGTGCATCCCTCCCTGGAACTGGTCCGGGCCACCTCGCGCACGGACGCGGGCAAGACCCTGGCCGAGATATACCCCTTCGTGCAGGGCACGCGCCTTGAGCACCTGACCCTCACCCAGCCCGACGCCAAGGACCTTGCGGCCTCATGCCAGCTGGTCTTCCTGGCCGTGCCCCACGGCGCGGCCATGGACACCGCCGCCGAGCTCCTGGAGGCCGGACTCAGGGTGGTGGACCTCTCCGCCGATTTCCGCCTGCGCGACCCCGACATCTACGCCCAGTGGTACAACCTGGAGCACCGCCACCCCGGCCTGATCGGCGAAGCAGTGTACGGCCTGCCCGAGCGCTACGCGGACAAGATCGTCCCGGCCCGGCTGATCGCCAATCCGGGCTGCTACCCCACCTCGGTGATCCTGGGCCTGTGGCCTGCGCTCGAAACCGGGCTGATCGAGACGGGCGACATCGTCTGCGACTGCAAATCCGGCACGTCCGGGGCCGGGCGCAAGGCGTCCGTGCCTACGCTGTTCTGCGAGATGCACGACAACTTCCGGGCCTACGGCCTGGGCACGCACCGGCACACCCCGGAGATCGAGCAGGAGCTCGGCCACCTCGCCGGGCACTCCATGACCGTGTCCTTCAACCCGCACATCCTGCCCATCGACCGGGGCATCCTGTCCACCCTCTACGGCAGGCTGAGAGGCGGCGCGACCCTGGACACCGTGCACTCGCTCTACTCGGACCACTACGCCCACCACCCCTGGGTGCGCGTGCTGCCCAAGGGAAAATTGCCCGAGACGCGCCACGTGCGCGGCACCATGTTCTGCGACCTGGGGCTGGTGGTGGACCCGCGCACCAACCGCCTGATCGTGGTCTCGGCCATCGACAACCTCTGCCGTGGCGCGTCCGGCCAGGCCCTGGCCTGCGCCAACCTGATGCTGGGACTCGACGTGACGGAAGGGCTGGCCCTCTCGCCGTTCATGCCTTAA
- a CDS encoding EAL and HDOD domain-containing protein, with protein MKETAEQQTTGDDILEHVFVARQPIFDTKMKVWGYELLYRHAAGASEALIADGDMATSNVIADGVTLGRTGLSQGEKTLVNFPMQLLLDGFGFALPPDNCIIEILETVEPTPEILAALKKLKHAGYTLALDDFVGQPEHAPFLELADIIKVDVLGTPPGELAGMAARLGGGKRLLLAEKVEDAAMHQKALGLGFSLFQGYFFQKPELVKGRKMSSSEMSKVKLLKELADEDFDPGKVSRIIETDLSLSYRLLRYINSASFGREEAIDSIRQAIMVLGQRNLSKWLQAVLMSDLNPTPKGRELVIMSVRRAKFLELLGKILRQPPARPDALFVLGLFSMLDSVLGIPMDEVLKDLPLTPALAEALSGERNKAHELLSLAQDLERADWTAVGSVLQGLQLPANTASKLHADAQRFTGELMREVCVLPQPGKRH; from the coding sequence ATGAAAGAAACAGCCGAGCAGCAGACGACGGGCGACGACATCCTGGAGCACGTGTTCGTGGCACGCCAGCCCATCTTCGACACGAAGATGAAGGTCTGGGGCTACGAACTGCTCTACCGACACGCTGCCGGGGCCTCAGAGGCCCTCATCGCCGACGGGGACATGGCCACCTCCAACGTCATCGCCGACGGCGTGACTCTGGGGCGCACCGGCCTGTCCCAGGGCGAGAAGACCCTGGTCAACTTCCCCATGCAGCTCCTGCTGGACGGCTTCGGCTTCGCCCTGCCGCCGGACAATTGCATCATCGAGATCCTGGAGACGGTGGAGCCCACCCCGGAGATCCTCGCCGCCCTGAAAAAGCTCAAGCACGCGGGCTACACGCTGGCCCTGGATGACTTCGTGGGCCAGCCCGAGCACGCGCCGTTCCTGGAGTTGGCCGACATCATCAAGGTGGACGTGCTGGGCACGCCTCCGGGCGAGCTGGCCGGGATGGCCGCACGGCTGGGGGGAGGCAAGCGGCTGCTGCTGGCCGAAAAGGTCGAGGACGCGGCCATGCACCAGAAGGCCCTGGGCCTGGGGTTCTCGCTGTTCCAGGGGTACTTTTTCCAGAAGCCGGAGCTGGTGAAGGGCCGCAAGATGTCCAGCTCCGAGATGTCCAAGGTCAAGCTGCTCAAGGAACTTGCCGACGAGGATTTCGACCCCGGCAAGGTCTCCAGGATCATCGAGACCGACCTCTCCCTCTCCTACCGCCTGCTGCGCTACATCAACTCCGCCTCCTTCGGGCGCGAAGAGGCCATCGACTCCATACGCCAGGCCATCATGGTGCTCGGGCAGCGCAACCTCTCCAAGTGGCTCCAGGCCGTGCTCATGAGCGACCTGAACCCCACGCCCAAGGGCAGGGAATTGGTGATCATGTCCGTGCGGCGCGCCAAGTTTCTGGAACTCTTGGGGAAGATTCTGCGTCAGCCCCCGGCCAGACCGGACGCGCTTTTCGTGCTGGGACTCTTCTCCATGCTGGACTCGGTGCTTGGGATTCCCATGGACGAGGTGCTGAAGGACCTCCCGCTGACCCCGGCCCTGGCCGAGGCCCTGAGCGGCGAACGCAACAAGGCTCACGAGCTTCTGAGTCTGGCCCAGGACCTGGAGCGGGCCGACTGGACGGCCGTGGGGAGTGTCCTGCAAGGGCTGCAACTGCCCGCCAACACGGCGTCCAAACTGCACGCGGACGCCCAGCGCTTCACCGGGGAGCTGATGCGGGAAGTGTGCGTGCTGCCGCAACCGGGGAAAAGGCACTGA
- a CDS encoding phenylacetate--CoA ligase family protein — translation MPTSHRFIPDISADEISAIQISGLNWTLAHAFAGNPAYRQKLTAAGYEPGMTLSLEDITSLPFTTTDDLREGYPLPLLSVPQEDVVRVHASSGTTGKRKVLAYTQTDIDTWKHMFARCYEMAGLSVLDRVQIAVGYGLWTAGAGFQIGCEHFGAMAVPVGPGNMEIHLQLLEDMQTTTLCSTASMALLMAEEVQKRHLKGKIALKKAIFGAEPHSDKMRRRIHELLGIEESFDIVGMTELYGPGTGLECCAHAGIHYWSDLYILEILDPQTLRPVAPGEVGEMVVTTLRKEAAPLIRYRTRDLTRLLPGECSCGVRLPRHDKILGRSDDMIIFRGVNIYPGQVAAVIELFKELGSEFRIHLFRKGGKDQMLLQVERRPEADPAYDQNLSEAVSEELRKQVMVRAWVEVMGQGELPRSFGKTKRVVDDREAGEQ, via the coding sequence ATGCCCACATCCCATCGCTTCATTCCTGATATTTCCGCCGACGAAATTTCCGCCATCCAGATCTCCGGGCTCAACTGGACCCTGGCGCACGCCTTCGCGGGCAACCCGGCCTACAGGCAGAAGCTCACGGCAGCCGGGTACGAACCGGGCATGACCCTGTCCCTGGAGGACATCACCTCCCTGCCCTTCACCACCACGGACGACCTGCGCGAGGGCTACCCCCTGCCGCTCCTGTCCGTGCCCCAGGAGGACGTGGTGCGCGTGCACGCCTCGTCCGGCACCACGGGCAAGCGCAAGGTGCTGGCCTACACCCAGACCGACATCGACACCTGGAAGCACATGTTCGCCCGCTGCTACGAGATGGCCGGGCTCTCCGTGCTGGACCGGGTGCAGATCGCGGTGGGCTACGGCCTATGGACGGCGGGTGCGGGCTTCCAGATCGGCTGCGAGCACTTCGGGGCTATGGCCGTGCCCGTTGGGCCGGGCAACATGGAGATCCACCTGCAGCTTCTGGAGGACATGCAGACCACCACGCTGTGCTCCACGGCCTCCATGGCGCTGCTCATGGCCGAGGAGGTGCAGAAGCGCCACCTGAAGGGCAAGATCGCCCTGAAAAAGGCCATCTTCGGGGCCGAACCGCACTCCGACAAGATGCGAAGGCGCATCCACGAACTGCTTGGCATCGAGGAGAGCTTCGACATCGTGGGCATGACCGAGCTCTACGGGCCGGGCACCGGCCTGGAGTGCTGCGCTCACGCAGGCATCCACTACTGGTCGGACCTGTACATCCTGGAGATTCTGGACCCGCAGACGCTTAGGCCCGTGGCTCCGGGCGAGGTGGGCGAGATGGTGGTGACCACGCTTCGCAAGGAGGCCGCGCCGCTTATCCGCTACCGCACGCGCGACCTGACGCGCCTTTTGCCCGGCGAGTGCTCCTGCGGGGTGCGCCTGCCGCGCCACGACAAGATCCTGGGCCGCTCCGACGACATGATCATCTTCCGGGGCGTGAACATCTACCCCGGCCAGGTGGCCGCCGTGATCGAACTGTTCAAGGAGCTTGGCAGTGAGTTCCGCATCCACCTGTTCCGCAAGGGCGGCAAGGACCAGATGCTCCTGCAGGTGGAGCGCCGCCCCGAGGCCGACCCCGCCTACGACCAGAACCTGTCCGAGGCCGTGAGCGAAGAGCTGCGCAAGCAGGTGATGGTGCGGGCCTGGGTGGAGGTGATGGGACAGGGCGAACTGCCCAGGAGCTTCGGCAAGACCAAACGCGTGGTGGACGACCGGGAGGCGGGGGAGCAGTGA
- a CDS encoding EamA family transporter — protein sequence MLWVGLMLVAALSQAVKDLCLKRSVTGVEAPVVVWAYCLSTTLFLSVAALREGVPELTPGFWWALLTIGPMAVVTFMFYVKSLEAADLSLAAPMLTATPLFLLITSPLMLGEVPDPAGIVGIVCIVAGSYVLNLNGSRKGWLGPFKALVSDKGVRYMLIVAFLWSISANIDKIGLRNSSPMFWIACAFGFTTICQTPVVWKYSRRGFRQVLDKPFELAATGFLEAVTCACQMYALTVAIVPYVIGVKRMSAVFAVLLGWLVLREGKVRERLAGAALMVLGVFLIALLG from the coding sequence ATGCTGTGGGTCGGCCTTATGCTTGTGGCGGCCTTGAGTCAGGCCGTGAAGGACCTTTGCCTGAAGCGTAGCGTCACCGGCGTGGAAGCGCCTGTGGTGGTCTGGGCCTATTGCCTGTCCACCACGCTGTTTCTGTCCGTGGCGGCGCTTCGTGAAGGCGTCCCGGAACTGACGCCCGGCTTCTGGTGGGCGCTTCTGACCATCGGCCCCATGGCCGTGGTCACGTTCATGTTCTACGTCAAGTCGCTGGAGGCGGCGGATTTGTCGCTGGCCGCGCCCATGCTCACGGCCACGCCGCTGTTTCTGCTGATCACCTCGCCGCTGATGCTTGGCGAGGTGCCGGACCCGGCGGGCATAGTGGGGATCGTCTGCATCGTGGCCGGGTCCTACGTTTTGAACCTGAACGGCTCGCGCAAGGGCTGGCTTGGGCCGTTCAAGGCCTTGGTCAGCGACAAGGGCGTGCGCTACATGCTGATCGTGGCCTTTTTGTGGTCGATTTCCGCCAATATCGACAAGATCGGCCTGCGAAATTCGTCGCCCATGTTCTGGATCGCCTGCGCCTTCGGGTTTACGACCATCTGCCAGACCCCGGTGGTATGGAAATATTCCCGACGCGGCTTCCGGCAGGTGCTGGACAAGCCCTTCGAGCTTGCCGCCACCGGCTTCCTGGAAGCCGTGACCTGCGCCTGCCAGATGTACGCGCTCACCGTGGCCATCGTACCCTACGTGATCGGCGTGAAGCGCATGAGCGCGGTGTTCGCGGTGCTGCTCGGCTGGCTGGTGCTGCGCGAGGGCAAGGTGCGCGAGCGTCTGGCCGGGGCCGCACTCATGGTCCTGGGGGTTTTTCTCATCGCGCTTTTGGGGTAG